A stretch of Buteo buteo chromosome 9, bButBut1.hap1.1, whole genome shotgun sequence DNA encodes these proteins:
- the SNX19 gene encoding sorting nexin-19 isoform X6, protein MTGQGPCGVRRVLLVLMAALGWLLALQLLLDLRALGLLCGVLAVLGGWLGPRALSHPSRRLRLERFVSSLQPQPHCPVATGQLEKEIAGTIHKMVRDFVASWYRTISSEPAFEAEVEKAMTGLATELRRRMGQVDRQALAHRLLLLYGHHLQSYLQAREALRGDPEGGRTLWLEYSRLAGPHPALRSPVAEVGYARAAVDTLLRALVPWPHLETRTGRFVVVELVACNVLLPAIRKMSDPDWINLLLIGAFSKKPRGEEPPPAPPVPDFLPFVAQMDTAPAGLPPSPRATEVPRQEAGAAGEDRDDSASGLCHTEEPFLRPQALGSLFPCEGLELESPAPDAGQDTDLLAPSPMRDFLDEPPQDTSTVMEGAAASEDGVGDLEEGIAPSLDAGLLPSSAFALTSCPDIQIDPAVEKEEEGPAVPKKSSSQRPSSLGKDLGAAEGPPQSPPDPGQTLPLLSSSPTASVSTFSFEPLSSPDGPVVIQNLRITGTITAREHSGTGFHPYTLYTVKYETALEGESTGNLQQMAYHTVNRRYREFLNLQTRLEEKPELRKFLKNIKGPKKLFPDLPFGNMDSDKVEARKSLLESFLKQLCAVPEIANSEEVQEFLALNTDARIAFVKKPFVVSRIDKIVVNAIVDTLKTAFPRSEPQSPTEDLSESEVDGKSQTDGKKTNRSRLRFSSSKIAPVLSVNEAHDRIVYSIREGSAVSGTLSLAAMESFIQKQEKLLEAVLSKAPEGEGGREAKDSFMEDNMDGLRTSEQGTRPDMDSDSETALADVALDVLRLLLMDHWSWLCTENVQKVFHLLFGTLIQSKKVLHTHFSQGFCQVHLSLRGSSR, encoded by the exons atgACAGGCCAGGGGCCGTGTGGGGTCCGTCGGGTGCTGTTGGTGTTGATGGCCGCgctgggctggctgctggcCCTGCAGTTGCTTCTTGACTTGCGGGCACTGGGGCTGCTCTGTGGGGTGCTGGCGGTGCTGGGTGGCTGGCTGGGCCCCCGGGCACTCAGCCACCCCAGCCGGCGGTTGCGGCTGGAGCGTTTTGtcagctccctgcagccccagccccactgcccgGTGGCCACGgggcagctggagaaggagatCGCCGGCACCATCCACAAAATGGTGCGGGACTTCGTCGCCTCCTGGTACCGCACTATCAGCAGCGAGCCAGCCTTCGAGGCTGAGGTGGAGAAGGCCATGACAGGCCTGGCCACTGAGCTGAGGCGGCGGATGGGGCAAGTGGACCGCCAAGCCCTGGCccaccgcctcctcctcctctacgGCCATCACTTGCAGAGCTATCTGCAGGCCCGCGAGGCCCTGAGGGGTGATCCAGAGGGTGGCCGGACCCTGTGGCTGGAGTACAGCCGGCTGGCGGGGCCGCACCCGGCTCTCCGCAGCCCAGTGGCTGAGGTGGGCTATGCCCGGGCTGCTGTGGACACGCTGCTGCGGGCGCTGGTGCCCTGGCCCCACCTGGAGACGCGAACAGGACGCTTTGTGGTGGTGGAGCTGGTCGCCTGCAACGTGCTGCTGCCGGCCATCAGAAAGATGTCTGATCCTGACTGGATCAACTTGCTGCTCATCGGGGCTTTCTCCAAGAAGCCCCGGGGTGAGGAgccaccccctgcacccccagtgCCTGATTTCTTGCCCTTTGTGGCGCAGATGGACACTGCCCCTGCAGGGCTGCCCCCCTCTCCGAGGGCCACGGAGGTGCCCAGGCAagaggcaggggctgctggcGAGGACAGAGATGACTCTGCAAGTGGGCTGTGCCACACAGAGGAGCCCTTCCTCCGCCCACAAGCCCTGggctccctcttcccctgcgAGGGTTTGGAGCTGGAGTCCCCCGCACCCGATGCGGGCCaggacacggacctgttggCACCATCGCCCATGAGGGATTTCCTCGATGAACCCCCCCAGGACACCTCCACTGTGATGGAGGGAGCAGCTGCTTCGGAGGATGGCGTGGGGGACCTGGAGGAGGGCATTGCCCCTAGCTTGGATGCTGGCctgcttcccagctctgcttttgcaCTGACCTCCTGCCCTGACATCCAGATCGACCCAGCAGttgagaaggaagaggaaggccCAGCTGTCCCCAAGAAGTCCTCCTCGCAGAGGCCCTCCAGCTTGGGGAAAGATCTGGGAGCAGCCGAGGGCCCACCACAAAGCCCCCCAGACCCTGGGCAGACTCTGCCCCTGCTCTCATCCTCCCCAACGGCTTCCGTCAGCACCTTCAGCTTTGAACCCCTCAGCAGCCCCGATGGGCCGGTCGTCATCCAGAATCTGCGGATAACGGGGACCATCACTGCCCGAGAGCACAGCGGGACTGGCTTCCACCCCTACACCCTATACACTGTCAAG TATGAGACAGCCCTGGAGGGTGAGAGCACGGGCAACCTTCAGCAAATGGCTTACCACACCGTGAACCGCCGTTACCGGGAGTTCCTCAACCTCCAGACCAGACTGGAGGAGAAACCGGAGCTCCGCAAGTTCCTGAAAA ATATCAAAGGCCCAAAGAAGTTGTTCCCTGATCTCCCATTTGGAAATATGGACAGTGATAAAGTGGAAGCCAGAAAAAGTCTGCTAGAATCTTTCCTGAAG CAATTGTGTGCAGTCCCTGAGATTGCAAACAGTGAGGAGGTGCAGGAGTTCCTCGCCTTGAACACTGACGCCAGGATCGCGTTCGTCAAGAAGCCCTTCGTTGTCTCCAGGATTGACAAG ATCGTTGTCAATGCCATCGTGGACACCTTGAAGACGGCATTCCCCAGGTCAGAGCCCCAGAGCCCCACGGAGGATCTTAGTGAGTCTGAAGTGGATGGGAAATCTCAGACAGACGGGAAGAAGACTAACAG GTCCAGGCTGAGGTTCTCATCCAGTAAAATTGCTCCAGTGCTGAGTGTGAATGAAGCGCATGACAGGATTGTGTACTCTATCAGGGAGGGCAGTGCT GTCTCTGGCACACTGTCACTAGCTGCTATGGAGTCCTTCATCCAGAagcaggagaagctgctggaggcAGTCCTCAGCAAAGCTCCTGAAGGCGAGGGAGGTAGAGAAGCTAAGGATAGCTTCATGGAGGACAACATGGACGGGCTGCGCACATCAGAGCAGGGGACACGTCCGGACATGGACTCTG ACTCTGAGACAGCTTTGGCTGACGTGGCCCTGGATGTGCTTCGTCTGCTGCTGATGGATCACTGGAGCTGGCTGTGCACAGAGAATGTCCAGAAGGTCTTCCACCTGCTCTTCGGGACCCTCATTCAAAG caaaAAAGTCCTGCATACCCACTTCTCACAGGGCTTCTGCCAGGTCCACCTCTCACTGCGTGGGTCAAGCAGGTAG
- the SNX19 gene encoding sorting nexin-19 isoform X5 — protein sequence MTGQGPCGVRRVLLVLMAALGWLLALQLLLDLRALGLLCGVLAVLGGWLGPRALSHPSRRLRLERFVSSLQPQPHCPVATGQLEKEIAGTIHKMVRDFVASWYRTISSEPAFEAEVEKAMTGLATELRRRMGQVDRQALAHRLLLLYGHHLQSYLQAREALRGDPEGGRTLWLEYSRLAGPHPALRSPVAEVGYARAAVDTLLRALVPWPHLETRTGRFVVVELVACNVLLPAIRKMSDPDWINLLLIGAFSKKPRGEEPPPAPPVPDFLPFVAQMDTAPAGLPPSPRATEVPRQEAGAAGEDRDDSASGLCHTEEPFLRPQALGSLFPCEGLELESPAPDAGQDTDLLAPSPMRDFLDEPPQDTSTVMEGAAASEDGVGDLEEGIAPSLDAGLLPSSAFALTSCPDIQIDPAVEKEEEGPAVPKKSSSQRPSSLGKDLGAAEGPPQSPPDPGQTLPLLSSSPTASVSTFSFEPLSSPDGPVVIQNLRITGTITAREHSGTGFHPYTLYTVKYETALEGESTGNLQQMAYHTVNRRYREFLNLQTRLEEKPELRKFLKNIKGPKKLFPDLPFGNMDSDKVEARKSLLESFLKQLCAVPEIANSEEVQEFLALNTDARIAFVKKPFVVSRIDKIVVNAIVDTLKTAFPRSEPQSPTEDLSESEVDGKSQTDGKKTNRSRLRFSSSKIAPVLSVNEAHDRIVYSIREGSAVSGTLSLAAMESFIQKQEKLLEAVLSKAPEGEGGREAKDSFMEDNMDGLRTSEQGTRPDMDSDSETALADVALDVLRLLLMDHWSWLCTENVQKVFHLLFGTLIQSRHRNGSWREERERVRETTLQTPRSVQKEGQEVFQVLERTFPCSLWGRPR from the exons atgACAGGCCAGGGGCCGTGTGGGGTCCGTCGGGTGCTGTTGGTGTTGATGGCCGCgctgggctggctgctggcCCTGCAGTTGCTTCTTGACTTGCGGGCACTGGGGCTGCTCTGTGGGGTGCTGGCGGTGCTGGGTGGCTGGCTGGGCCCCCGGGCACTCAGCCACCCCAGCCGGCGGTTGCGGCTGGAGCGTTTTGtcagctccctgcagccccagccccactgcccgGTGGCCACGgggcagctggagaaggagatCGCCGGCACCATCCACAAAATGGTGCGGGACTTCGTCGCCTCCTGGTACCGCACTATCAGCAGCGAGCCAGCCTTCGAGGCTGAGGTGGAGAAGGCCATGACAGGCCTGGCCACTGAGCTGAGGCGGCGGATGGGGCAAGTGGACCGCCAAGCCCTGGCccaccgcctcctcctcctctacgGCCATCACTTGCAGAGCTATCTGCAGGCCCGCGAGGCCCTGAGGGGTGATCCAGAGGGTGGCCGGACCCTGTGGCTGGAGTACAGCCGGCTGGCGGGGCCGCACCCGGCTCTCCGCAGCCCAGTGGCTGAGGTGGGCTATGCCCGGGCTGCTGTGGACACGCTGCTGCGGGCGCTGGTGCCCTGGCCCCACCTGGAGACGCGAACAGGACGCTTTGTGGTGGTGGAGCTGGTCGCCTGCAACGTGCTGCTGCCGGCCATCAGAAAGATGTCTGATCCTGACTGGATCAACTTGCTGCTCATCGGGGCTTTCTCCAAGAAGCCCCGGGGTGAGGAgccaccccctgcacccccagtgCCTGATTTCTTGCCCTTTGTGGCGCAGATGGACACTGCCCCTGCAGGGCTGCCCCCCTCTCCGAGGGCCACGGAGGTGCCCAGGCAagaggcaggggctgctggcGAGGACAGAGATGACTCTGCAAGTGGGCTGTGCCACACAGAGGAGCCCTTCCTCCGCCCACAAGCCCTGggctccctcttcccctgcgAGGGTTTGGAGCTGGAGTCCCCCGCACCCGATGCGGGCCaggacacggacctgttggCACCATCGCCCATGAGGGATTTCCTCGATGAACCCCCCCAGGACACCTCCACTGTGATGGAGGGAGCAGCTGCTTCGGAGGATGGCGTGGGGGACCTGGAGGAGGGCATTGCCCCTAGCTTGGATGCTGGCctgcttcccagctctgcttttgcaCTGACCTCCTGCCCTGACATCCAGATCGACCCAGCAGttgagaaggaagaggaaggccCAGCTGTCCCCAAGAAGTCCTCCTCGCAGAGGCCCTCCAGCTTGGGGAAAGATCTGGGAGCAGCCGAGGGCCCACCACAAAGCCCCCCAGACCCTGGGCAGACTCTGCCCCTGCTCTCATCCTCCCCAACGGCTTCCGTCAGCACCTTCAGCTTTGAACCCCTCAGCAGCCCCGATGGGCCGGTCGTCATCCAGAATCTGCGGATAACGGGGACCATCACTGCCCGAGAGCACAGCGGGACTGGCTTCCACCCCTACACCCTATACACTGTCAAG TATGAGACAGCCCTGGAGGGTGAGAGCACGGGCAACCTTCAGCAAATGGCTTACCACACCGTGAACCGCCGTTACCGGGAGTTCCTCAACCTCCAGACCAGACTGGAGGAGAAACCGGAGCTCCGCAAGTTCCTGAAAA ATATCAAAGGCCCAAAGAAGTTGTTCCCTGATCTCCCATTTGGAAATATGGACAGTGATAAAGTGGAAGCCAGAAAAAGTCTGCTAGAATCTTTCCTGAAG CAATTGTGTGCAGTCCCTGAGATTGCAAACAGTGAGGAGGTGCAGGAGTTCCTCGCCTTGAACACTGACGCCAGGATCGCGTTCGTCAAGAAGCCCTTCGTTGTCTCCAGGATTGACAAG ATCGTTGTCAATGCCATCGTGGACACCTTGAAGACGGCATTCCCCAGGTCAGAGCCCCAGAGCCCCACGGAGGATCTTAGTGAGTCTGAAGTGGATGGGAAATCTCAGACAGACGGGAAGAAGACTAACAG GTCCAGGCTGAGGTTCTCATCCAGTAAAATTGCTCCAGTGCTGAGTGTGAATGAAGCGCATGACAGGATTGTGTACTCTATCAGGGAGGGCAGTGCT GTCTCTGGCACACTGTCACTAGCTGCTATGGAGTCCTTCATCCAGAagcaggagaagctgctggaggcAGTCCTCAGCAAAGCTCCTGAAGGCGAGGGAGGTAGAGAAGCTAAGGATAGCTTCATGGAGGACAACATGGACGGGCTGCGCACATCAGAGCAGGGGACACGTCCGGACATGGACTCTG ACTCTGAGACAGCTTTGGCTGACGTGGCCCTGGATGTGCTTCGTCTGCTGCTGATGGATCACTGGAGCTGGCTGTGCACAGAGAATGTCCAGAAGGTCTTCCACCTGCTCTTCGGGACCCTCATTCAAAG caggcacagaaacggcagctggagagaggagcgAGAAcgtgtaagagaaacaaccctgcagacaccaaggtcagtgcagaaggaggggcaggaggtgttccaggtgctggagcggacattcccctgcagcctgtggggaagaccacggtga